A window from Prinia subflava isolate CZ2003 ecotype Zambia chromosome Z, Cam_Psub_1.2, whole genome shotgun sequence encodes these proteins:
- the SFRP2 gene encoding secreted frizzled-related protein 2 has product MQRRLCALLLLASQCMGSAAGLFPFGEPDFSYKRSNCKPIPAPMLLCRGIEYQSMRLPNLLGHETVQEVLEQASTWIPLVQKQCHPDTRKFLCSLFAPVCIDDLDEIIQPCHSLCEEVKESCAPVMSAFGFPWPDMLDCSRFPKDNDLCIPLASSDHILPVTREAPKVCDACKNKNEDDNDIVENLCKNDFALKIKVKEIAYINGDTKITPETKSKTIYKLNGLTERDLRKIVLWLKGGLQCTCDEMNDINVPYLVMGQKQAGELVITSLKRWQKGQRAFKRFSRSIRKLQC; this is encoded by the exons ATGCAGCGCCGCCTCTGcgccctgctcctgctggcgTCCCAGTGCATGGGCTCGGCCGCCGGGCTCTTCCCCTTCGGGGAGCCCGACTTCTCCTACAAGCGCTCCAACTGCAAGCCCATCCCGGCCCCGATGCTGCTGTGCCGGGGCATCGAGTACCAGAGCATGCGGCTGCCCAACCTGCTGGGGCATGAGACggtgcaggaggtgctggagcaggcgTCCACCTGGATCCCGCTGGTGCAGAAGCAGTGCCACCCTGACACCAGGAAgttcctctgctccctctttGCCCCCGTCTGCATCGACGACCTGGACGAGATcatccagccctgccactcGCTCTGCGAGGAGGTGAAAGAGAGCTGCGCCCCGGTGATGTCCGCTTTCGGCTTCCCCTGGCCGGACATGCTGGACTGCAGCCGCTTCCCCAAGGACAACGACCTCTGCATCCCTCTGGCCAGCAGCGACCACATCCTCCCCGTCACCAGGGAAG CACCCAAGGTCTGTGATGcctgcaaaaacaaaaatgaagacGATAATGACATCGTGGAAAACCTCTGCAAAAACGACTTTG CCTTGAAGATAAAAGTGAAGGAGATTGCCTACATCAATGGGGATACCAAGATCACCCCCGAAACAAAGAGTAAAACTATCTACAAGCTGAATGGGCTGACAGAAAGAGATCTGAGGAAGATAGTGCTCTGGCTCAAAGGTGGCCTCCAGTGTACCTGCGATGAGATGAACGACATCAACGTCCCCTACTTGGTGATGGGGCAGAAGCAAGCTGGGGAACTGGTGATCACCTCCCTGAAGCGGTGGCAGAAAGGGCAGCGGGCTTTCAAGCGGTTCTCCCGCAGCATCCGCAAACTGCAGTGTTAG